A genomic window from Haliaeetus albicilla chromosome 10, bHalAlb1.1, whole genome shotgun sequence includes:
- the MTSS2 gene encoding protein MTSS 2 isoform X3, whose amino-acid sequence METAEKECGALGGLFQAIINDMKSSYPIWEDFNSKATKLHSQLRTTVLAAVAFLDAFQKVADMATNTRGATRDIGSALTRMCMRHRSIEAKLRQFTNALMESLINPLQDRIEDWKKTANQLDKDHAKEYKRARHEIKKKSSDTLKLQKKARKGKGDLQPQLDNALQDVNDMYLLLEETEKQAVRKALIEERGRFCTFITFLQPVVNGELTMLGEITHLQGIIEDLVVLTAEPHKLPPASEQVIKDLKGSDYSWSYQTPPSSPSSSSSRKSSMCSLAQPPAATTRLSSVSSHDSGFISQDATYSKPPSPMPSDITSQKSSSSASSEASETCQSVSECSSPTSDWSKASPYDQPVVPTLQRRKDRVEHLREAEMGSPASGYSGIGGEDAPRPRMSPATIAAKHGEEVSPAASDLAMVLTRGLSLEHQKSSRDSLQYSSGYSTQTTTPSCSEDTIPSQGSDYDCYSVNGDVECDPQSDFDKSSTIPRNSNIAQNYRRMIQTKRPASTAGLPTGTNLPAGTTPGVATIRRTPSTKPSVRRTLSNAGPIPIRPPIVPVKTPTVPDSPGYAGPTRVGSEECVFYADDASPNPLDFAKASPKRLSLPNTAWGGGAMEISVYPGAGQHLSAEEEEDQQLAANRHSLVEKIGELVAGAHALGEGQFPFPTALVGSGPSEETPAPPPAASMDPPAEDMLVAIRRGVRLRRTVTNDRSAPRIS is encoded by the exons ATGGAGACGGCGGAGAAGGAGTGCGGAGCCCTCGGCGGCCTCTTCCAAGCCATCATCAACGATATGAAG AGCTCCTACCCCATCTGGGAGGATTTCAACTCGAAGGCCACCAAGCTGCACTCCCAGCTCAG GACCACGGTGCTGGCCGCAGTCGCCTTCCTGGATGCCTTCCAGAAAGTGGCCGACATGGCTACCAACACCCGAG gtgccACGAGGGACATCGGCTCCGCGCTGACCCGCATGTGCATGCGGCACCGCAGCATCGAGGCCAAGCTCCGGCAGTTCACCAA cgcccTCATGGAGAGCCTGATAAACCCTTTGCAGGACAGGATtgaggactggaagaaaacTGCCAACCAGCTGGACAAGGACCATGCAAAAG AGTACAAGCGAGCCCGCCATGAGATCAAGAAAAAATCCTCCGACACCCTCAAGCTCCAGAAAAAGGCTCGCAAAG GGAAGGGGGACCTGCAACCCCAGCTGGACAATGCGCTGCAGGATGTCAACGACATGtacctgctgctggaggagacaGAGAAGCAGGCAGTCCGCAAAGCCCTCATCGAGGAGCGGGGTCGTTTCTGCACCTTCATCACCttcctgcagcccgtggtg AACGGGGAGCTCACCATGCTGGGAGAGATCACCCACCTGCAGGGCATCATCGAGGACCTGGTGGTGCTCACCGCTGAGCCCCACAAATTGCCCCCCGCCAGCGAGCAG GTGATCAAGGACCTGAAGGGTTCTGACTACAGCTGGTCCTACCAGACCCCCCCATCCTcgcccagcagctccagctcccgcAAGTCCAGCATGTGCAG CCTGGCGCAGCCCCCCGCTGCCACCACCCGCCTCTCCAGCGTCTCCTCCCACGACTCCGGCTTCATCTCTCAGGACGCTACTTACTCCAAACCGCCTTCCCCCATGCCCTCGGACATCACCAGCCAG AAGTCCTCCAGCTCGGCATCCTCGGAGGCCTCCGAAACCTGCCAGTCGGTTAGCGAGTGCAGCTCCCCCACCTCG GACTGGTCCAAGGCCAGCCCCTACGACCAGCCAGTGGTCCCCACCTTGCAGCGGCGCAAGGACCGTGTGGAGCACCTGCGGGAAGCCGAGATGGGTTCGCCTGCCAGTGGGTACTCGGGCATCGGCGGCGAGGATGCTCCCAGGCCCCGAATGTCACCGGCTACGATTGCCGCCAAG CATGGGGAGGAGGTGTCCCCCGCTGCCAGTGACCTGGCCATGGTCTTGACCCGGGGGCTCAGCCTGGAGCACCAGAAGAGCAGCCGGGACTCACTGCAGTACTCCAGCGGCTACAGCACGCAGACCACCACCCCCTCCTGCTCCGAGGACACCATCCCTTCCCAAG gctctgACTACGACTGCTACTCGGTGAATGGCGACGTGGAGTGTGACCCCCAGAGCGACTTCGACAAGTCCTCCACCATCCCACGCAACAGCAACATTGCCCAGAACTACCGGCGGATGATCCAGACCAAGCGTCCTGCCTCCACTGCCGGGCTGCCCACCGGCACCAACCTACCAGCCGGCACCACCCCAGGGGTGGCCACCATCCGCCGCACGCCCTCCACCAAGCCCTCGGTCCGCCGTACTCTCTCCAACGCTGGCCCCATCCCCATCCGACCCCCCATCGTCCCCGTGAAGACCCCCACAGTGCCCGACTCCCCTGGCTACGCTGGCCCCACACGGGTGGGGAGCGAAGAGTGCGTCTTCTACGCTGACGATGCCTCGCCGAACCCTCTGGATTTTGCCAAAGCTTCGCCCAAGCGGCTGAGCCTTCCCAACACCGCCTGGGGCGGCGGTGCCATGGAGATCTCCGTCTACCCTGGGGCCGGCCAGCACCTCTCcgctgaggaagaggaggaccAACAGTTGGCAGCAAACCGGCACAGCTTGGTAGAGAAGATCGGTGAGCTGGTGGCTGGTGCCCACGCCCTGGGGGAAGGCCAGTTCCCCTTCCCCACCGCCCTCGTGGGGTCTGGCCCCAGTGAGGAGacccctgcaccccctccggcaGCCTCCATGGACCCCCCGGCCGAAGACATGCTGGTGGCCATCCGGCGCGGGGTGCGCCTGCGCAGGACCGTCACCAACGACAGGTCGGCCCCGCGGATATCGTGA
- the MTSS2 gene encoding protein MTSS 2 isoform X2, producing the protein METAEKECGALGGLFQAIINDMKSSYPIWEDFNSKATKLHSQLRTTVLAAVAFLDAFQKVADMATNTRGATRDIGSALTRMCMRHRSIEAKLRQFTNALMESLINPLQDRIEDWKKTANQLDKDHAKEYKRARHEIKKKSSDTLKLQKKARKGKGDLQPQLDNALQDVNDMYLLLEETEKQAVRKALIEERGRFCTFITFLQPVVNGELTMLGEITHLQGIIEDLVVLTAEPHKLPPASEQVIKDLKGSDYSWSYQTPPSSPSSSSSRKSSMCSVSSAKGGMAWPGGAQTCSPSSTYRYRSLAQPPAATTRLSSVSSHDSGFISQDATYSKPPSPMPSDITSQKSSSSASSEASETCQSVSECSSPTSDWSKASPYDQPVVPTLQRRKDRVEHLREAEMGSPASGYSGIGGEDAPRPRMSPATIAAKHGEEVSPAASDLAMVLTRGLSLEHQKSSRDSLQYSSGYSTQTTTPSCSEDTIPSQGSDYDCYSVNGDVECDPQSDFDKSSTIPRNSNIAQNYRRMIQTKRPASTAGLPTGTNLPAGTTPGVATIRRTPSTKPSVRRTLSNAGPIPIRPPIVPVKTPTVPDSPGYAGPTRVGSEECVFYADDASPNPLDFAKASPKRLSLPNTAWGGGAMEISVYPGAGQHLSAEEEEDQQLAANRHSLVEKIGELVAGAHALGEGQFPFPTALVGSGPSEETPAPPPAASMDPPAEDMLVAIRRGVRLRRTVTNDRSAPRIS; encoded by the exons ATGGAGACGGCGGAGAAGGAGTGCGGAGCCCTCGGCGGCCTCTTCCAAGCCATCATCAACGATATGAAG AGCTCCTACCCCATCTGGGAGGATTTCAACTCGAAGGCCACCAAGCTGCACTCCCAGCTCAG GACCACGGTGCTGGCCGCAGTCGCCTTCCTGGATGCCTTCCAGAAAGTGGCCGACATGGCTACCAACACCCGAG gtgccACGAGGGACATCGGCTCCGCGCTGACCCGCATGTGCATGCGGCACCGCAGCATCGAGGCCAAGCTCCGGCAGTTCACCAA cgcccTCATGGAGAGCCTGATAAACCCTTTGCAGGACAGGATtgaggactggaagaaaacTGCCAACCAGCTGGACAAGGACCATGCAAAAG AGTACAAGCGAGCCCGCCATGAGATCAAGAAAAAATCCTCCGACACCCTCAAGCTCCAGAAAAAGGCTCGCAAAG GGAAGGGGGACCTGCAACCCCAGCTGGACAATGCGCTGCAGGATGTCAACGACATGtacctgctgctggaggagacaGAGAAGCAGGCAGTCCGCAAAGCCCTCATCGAGGAGCGGGGTCGTTTCTGCACCTTCATCACCttcctgcagcccgtggtg AACGGGGAGCTCACCATGCTGGGAGAGATCACCCACCTGCAGGGCATCATCGAGGACCTGGTGGTGCTCACCGCTGAGCCCCACAAATTGCCCCCCGCCAGCGAGCAG GTGATCAAGGACCTGAAGGGTTCTGACTACAGCTGGTCCTACCAGACCCCCCCATCCTcgcccagcagctccagctcccgcAAGTCCAGCATGTGCAG CGTTAGCAGTGCCAAGGGTGGCATGGCGTGGCCCGGCGGGGCTCAGACCTGCTCACCCAGTTCCACCTATCGCTACCGCAGCCTGGCGCAGCCCCCCGCTGCCACCACCCGCCTCTCCAGCGTCTCCTCCCACGACTCCGGCTTCATCTCTCAGGACGCTACTTACTCCAAACCGCCTTCCCCCATGCCCTCGGACATCACCAGCCAG AAGTCCTCCAGCTCGGCATCCTCGGAGGCCTCCGAAACCTGCCAGTCGGTTAGCGAGTGCAGCTCCCCCACCTCG GACTGGTCCAAGGCCAGCCCCTACGACCAGCCAGTGGTCCCCACCTTGCAGCGGCGCAAGGACCGTGTGGAGCACCTGCGGGAAGCCGAGATGGGTTCGCCTGCCAGTGGGTACTCGGGCATCGGCGGCGAGGATGCTCCCAGGCCCCGAATGTCACCGGCTACGATTGCCGCCAAG CATGGGGAGGAGGTGTCCCCCGCTGCCAGTGACCTGGCCATGGTCTTGACCCGGGGGCTCAGCCTGGAGCACCAGAAGAGCAGCCGGGACTCACTGCAGTACTCCAGCGGCTACAGCACGCAGACCACCACCCCCTCCTGCTCCGAGGACACCATCCCTTCCCAAG gctctgACTACGACTGCTACTCGGTGAATGGCGACGTGGAGTGTGACCCCCAGAGCGACTTCGACAAGTCCTCCACCATCCCACGCAACAGCAACATTGCCCAGAACTACCGGCGGATGATCCAGACCAAGCGTCCTGCCTCCACTGCCGGGCTGCCCACCGGCACCAACCTACCAGCCGGCACCACCCCAGGGGTGGCCACCATCCGCCGCACGCCCTCCACCAAGCCCTCGGTCCGCCGTACTCTCTCCAACGCTGGCCCCATCCCCATCCGACCCCCCATCGTCCCCGTGAAGACCCCCACAGTGCCCGACTCCCCTGGCTACGCTGGCCCCACACGGGTGGGGAGCGAAGAGTGCGTCTTCTACGCTGACGATGCCTCGCCGAACCCTCTGGATTTTGCCAAAGCTTCGCCCAAGCGGCTGAGCCTTCCCAACACCGCCTGGGGCGGCGGTGCCATGGAGATCTCCGTCTACCCTGGGGCCGGCCAGCACCTCTCcgctgaggaagaggaggaccAACAGTTGGCAGCAAACCGGCACAGCTTGGTAGAGAAGATCGGTGAGCTGGTGGCTGGTGCCCACGCCCTGGGGGAAGGCCAGTTCCCCTTCCCCACCGCCCTCGTGGGGTCTGGCCCCAGTGAGGAGacccctgcaccccctccggcaGCCTCCATGGACCCCCCGGCCGAAGACATGCTGGTGGCCATCCGGCGCGGGGTGCGCCTGCGCAGGACCGTCACCAACGACAGGTCGGCCCCGCGGATATCGTGA
- the MTSS2 gene encoding protein MTSS 2 isoform X1 has product METAEKECGALGGLFQAIINDMKSSYPIWEDFNSKATKLHSQLRTTVLAAVAFLDAFQKVADMATNTRGATRDIGSALTRMCMRHRSIEAKLRQFTNALMESLINPLQDRIEDWKKTANQLDKDHAKEYKRARHEIKKKSSDTLKLQKKARKGKGDLQPQLDNALQDVNDMYLLLEETEKQAVRKALIEERGRFCTFITFLQPVVNGELTMLGEITHLQGIIEDLVVLTAEPHKLPPASEQVIKDLKGSDYSWSYQTPPSSPSSSSSRKSSMCSSVSSAKGGMAWPGGAQTCSPSSTYRYRSLAQPPAATTRLSSVSSHDSGFISQDATYSKPPSPMPSDITSQKSSSSASSEASETCQSVSECSSPTSDWSKASPYDQPVVPTLQRRKDRVEHLREAEMGSPASGYSGIGGEDAPRPRMSPATIAAKHGEEVSPAASDLAMVLTRGLSLEHQKSSRDSLQYSSGYSTQTTTPSCSEDTIPSQGSDYDCYSVNGDVECDPQSDFDKSSTIPRNSNIAQNYRRMIQTKRPASTAGLPTGTNLPAGTTPGVATIRRTPSTKPSVRRTLSNAGPIPIRPPIVPVKTPTVPDSPGYAGPTRVGSEECVFYADDASPNPLDFAKASPKRLSLPNTAWGGGAMEISVYPGAGQHLSAEEEEDQQLAANRHSLVEKIGELVAGAHALGEGQFPFPTALVGSGPSEETPAPPPAASMDPPAEDMLVAIRRGVRLRRTVTNDRSAPRIS; this is encoded by the exons ATGGAGACGGCGGAGAAGGAGTGCGGAGCCCTCGGCGGCCTCTTCCAAGCCATCATCAACGATATGAAG AGCTCCTACCCCATCTGGGAGGATTTCAACTCGAAGGCCACCAAGCTGCACTCCCAGCTCAG GACCACGGTGCTGGCCGCAGTCGCCTTCCTGGATGCCTTCCAGAAAGTGGCCGACATGGCTACCAACACCCGAG gtgccACGAGGGACATCGGCTCCGCGCTGACCCGCATGTGCATGCGGCACCGCAGCATCGAGGCCAAGCTCCGGCAGTTCACCAA cgcccTCATGGAGAGCCTGATAAACCCTTTGCAGGACAGGATtgaggactggaagaaaacTGCCAACCAGCTGGACAAGGACCATGCAAAAG AGTACAAGCGAGCCCGCCATGAGATCAAGAAAAAATCCTCCGACACCCTCAAGCTCCAGAAAAAGGCTCGCAAAG GGAAGGGGGACCTGCAACCCCAGCTGGACAATGCGCTGCAGGATGTCAACGACATGtacctgctgctggaggagacaGAGAAGCAGGCAGTCCGCAAAGCCCTCATCGAGGAGCGGGGTCGTTTCTGCACCTTCATCACCttcctgcagcccgtggtg AACGGGGAGCTCACCATGCTGGGAGAGATCACCCACCTGCAGGGCATCATCGAGGACCTGGTGGTGCTCACCGCTGAGCCCCACAAATTGCCCCCCGCCAGCGAGCAG GTGATCAAGGACCTGAAGGGTTCTGACTACAGCTGGTCCTACCAGACCCCCCCATCCTcgcccagcagctccagctcccgcAAGTCCAGCATGTGCAG CAGCGTTAGCAGTGCCAAGGGTGGCATGGCGTGGCCCGGCGGGGCTCAGACCTGCTCACCCAGTTCCACCTATCGCTACCGCAGCCTGGCGCAGCCCCCCGCTGCCACCACCCGCCTCTCCAGCGTCTCCTCCCACGACTCCGGCTTCATCTCTCAGGACGCTACTTACTCCAAACCGCCTTCCCCCATGCCCTCGGACATCACCAGCCAG AAGTCCTCCAGCTCGGCATCCTCGGAGGCCTCCGAAACCTGCCAGTCGGTTAGCGAGTGCAGCTCCCCCACCTCG GACTGGTCCAAGGCCAGCCCCTACGACCAGCCAGTGGTCCCCACCTTGCAGCGGCGCAAGGACCGTGTGGAGCACCTGCGGGAAGCCGAGATGGGTTCGCCTGCCAGTGGGTACTCGGGCATCGGCGGCGAGGATGCTCCCAGGCCCCGAATGTCACCGGCTACGATTGCCGCCAAG CATGGGGAGGAGGTGTCCCCCGCTGCCAGTGACCTGGCCATGGTCTTGACCCGGGGGCTCAGCCTGGAGCACCAGAAGAGCAGCCGGGACTCACTGCAGTACTCCAGCGGCTACAGCACGCAGACCACCACCCCCTCCTGCTCCGAGGACACCATCCCTTCCCAAG gctctgACTACGACTGCTACTCGGTGAATGGCGACGTGGAGTGTGACCCCCAGAGCGACTTCGACAAGTCCTCCACCATCCCACGCAACAGCAACATTGCCCAGAACTACCGGCGGATGATCCAGACCAAGCGTCCTGCCTCCACTGCCGGGCTGCCCACCGGCACCAACCTACCAGCCGGCACCACCCCAGGGGTGGCCACCATCCGCCGCACGCCCTCCACCAAGCCCTCGGTCCGCCGTACTCTCTCCAACGCTGGCCCCATCCCCATCCGACCCCCCATCGTCCCCGTGAAGACCCCCACAGTGCCCGACTCCCCTGGCTACGCTGGCCCCACACGGGTGGGGAGCGAAGAGTGCGTCTTCTACGCTGACGATGCCTCGCCGAACCCTCTGGATTTTGCCAAAGCTTCGCCCAAGCGGCTGAGCCTTCCCAACACCGCCTGGGGCGGCGGTGCCATGGAGATCTCCGTCTACCCTGGGGCCGGCCAGCACCTCTCcgctgaggaagaggaggaccAACAGTTGGCAGCAAACCGGCACAGCTTGGTAGAGAAGATCGGTGAGCTGGTGGCTGGTGCCCACGCCCTGGGGGAAGGCCAGTTCCCCTTCCCCACCGCCCTCGTGGGGTCTGGCCCCAGTGAGGAGacccctgcaccccctccggcaGCCTCCATGGACCCCCCGGCCGAAGACATGCTGGTGGCCATCCGGCGCGGGGTGCGCCTGCGCAGGACCGTCACCAACGACAGGTCGGCCCCGCGGATATCGTGA